One part of the Lemur catta isolate mLemCat1 chromosome 13, mLemCat1.pri, whole genome shotgun sequence genome encodes these proteins:
- the POSTN gene encoding periostin isoform X5: MTPFLPIFSLLLLFVVNPAKANGHYDKILAHSRIRGREQGPNVCALQQILGTKKKYFSTCRNWYQGAICGKKTTVLYECCPGYMRMEGMKGCPAVLPIDHVYGTLGIVGATTTQRYSDVSKLREEIEGQGSFTYFAPSNDAWDNLDSDIRRGLESNVNVELLNALHSHMVNKRMLTKDLKNGMIIPSMYNNLGLFINHYPNGVVTVNCARVIHGNQIATNGVVHVIDRVLTQIGTSIQDFIEAEDELSSFRAAAITSDILEALGRDGHFTLFAPTNEAFEKLPRGVLERIMGDKVASEALMKYHILNTLQCSEAIMGGAVFETLEGNTIEIGCDGDSITINGIKMVNKKDIVTNNGVIHLIDQVLIPDSAKQVIELAGNQQTTFTDLVAQLGLASALRPDGEYTLLAPVNNAFSDDTLSMDQRLLKLILQNHILKVKVGLNELYNGQKLETIGGKQLRVFVYRTAVCVENSCMVRGSKQGRNGAIHIFREIIKPAEKSLHEKLKQDKRFSIFLSLLEAADLKELLTQPGDWTLFVPTNDAFKGMTTEEKEILVGDKNALQNIILYHLTPGVFIGKGFEPGVTNILKTTQGSKIYLKGVNDTLLVNELKSKESDIMTTNGVIHVVDKLLYPADTPVGNDQLLEILNKLIKYIQIKFVRGSTFKEIPMTVYKPIIKKYTKIIDGVPVEITEKETREERIIKGPEIKYTRISTGGGETEETLKKLLQEDTPVRKIQTNKRVQGSRRRSRESRSQ, encoded by the exons ATGACTCCTTTCTTACCCATATTTTCTCTACTCTTGCTGTTTGTTGTTAACCCTGCAAAAGCCAATGGCCATTATGACAAGATCTTGGCTCATAGCCGTATCAGGGGCCGGGAACAGGG cccAAATGTCTGCGCTCTTCAACAGATTTTGGGCACCAAAAAGAAATACTTCAGCACTTGTCGGAACTGGTATCAAGGTGCCATCTGTGGGAAGAAAAC GACTGTGTTATATGAATGTTGCCCCGGTTATATGAGAATGGAAGGAATGAAAGGCTGCCCAGCAG TTTTGCCCATCGACCATGTTTATGGCACTTTGGGCATCGTGGGAGCCACCACGACACAGCGCTATTCTGATGTCTCCAAACTGAGGGAAGAGATCGAAGGACAGGGATCATTCACTTACTTCGCACCGAGTAACGATGCTTGGGACAATTTGGAttct GATATTCGTAGAGGTTTGGAGAGCAATGTAAATGTTGAATTATTGAATGCTTTACACAGCCACATGGTTAATAAGAGAATGTTGACCAAGGACTTAAAAAATGGCATGATTATTCCTTCAATGTATAACAATTTGGGACTTTTCATTAACCATTATCCTAATGGG GTTGTCACCGTTAATTGTGCTCGAGTCATCCATGGGAACCAGATTGCAACAAATGGTGTTGTGCATGTCATTGACCGTGTCCTTACACAAATTGGTACCTCAATTCAAGACTTCATTGAAGCAGAAGATGAACTTTCATCTTTCAGA GCAGCTGCCATTACATCGGACATATTGGAGGCCCTTGGAAGAGATGGTCACTTCACACTCTTTGCTCCTACCAACGAGGCTTTTGAGAAACTCCCACGAGGTGTCCTAGAAAGGATCATGGGAGACAAAGTGGCTTCTGAAG CTCTCATGAAGTACCACATCTTAAACACTCTCCAGTGTTCTGAGGCTATCATGGGAGGAGCGGTCTTTGAGACCCTGGAAGGAAACACGATTGAGATAGGATGTGATGGTGACAGCATAACAATAAACGGAATCAAAATGGTGAACAAAAAAGACATCGTGACAAATAATGGTGTGATCCATCTGATTGATCAGGTCCTAATTCCTGATTCTG CCAAACAAGTTATTGAGCTGGCTGGAAATCAGCAAACCACTTTCACAGACCTCGTGGCCCAATTAGGCTTGGCATCTGCTCTGAGGCCGGATGGAGAATACACTTTGCTGGCACCTGTGAATAATGCATTTTCTG atGATACTCTGAGCATGGATCAGCGCCTTCTTAAATTAATTCTGCAGAATCACATATTGAAAGTAAAAGTTGGCCTCAATGAGCTTTACAATGGGCAGAAACTTGAGACCATTGGAGGCAAACAGCTCAGAGTCTTCGTGTATCGTACA GCTGTCTGCGTTGAAAATTCATGCATGGTTAGAGGAAGTAAGCAAGGAAGAAATGGTGCTATTCATATATTCCGAGAGATCATCAAGCCAGCAGAGAAATCTCTCCATGAAAAGTTAAAACAAGATAAGCGCTTTAG CAtcttcctcagcctccttgaAGCTGCAGATTTGAAAGAGCTCCTGACGCAGCCTGGAGACTGGACCTTATTTGTGCCAACCAATGATGCCTTTAAGGGAATGACtactgaagaaaaggaaatcctgGTTG GGGACAAAAATGCTCTTCAAAACATCATTCTTTACCACCTGACACCAGGAGTTTTCATTGGAAAGGGATTTGAACCTGGTGTTACTAACATTTTAAAGACCACACAAGGAAGCAAAATCTATCTGAAAGGA GTAAATGATACACTTCTGGTGAATGAATTGAAATCAAAAGAATCTGACATCATGACAACAAATGGTGTCATTCATGTTGTAGATAAACTCCTCTATCCAGCAG ACACACCTGTTGGAAATGATCAGCTGCTGGAAATACTTAATAAACTGATTAAATACATCCAAATTAAG tttgttcgTGGTAGCACCTTCAAAGAAATCCCCATGACTGTCTATA AGCCAATTATTAAAAAGTACACCAAAATCATTGATGGAGTACCTgtggaaataacagaaaaagagaCACGGGAAGAACGAATCATTAAAG GTCCTGAAATAAAATACACTAGGATTTCTACTGGAGGTGGAGAAACAGAAGAAACTCTGAAGAAACTGTTGCAAGAAG ACACACCTGTGAGGAAGATACAAACCAACAAAAGAGTTCAAG GATCTAGAAGACGATCAAGGGAAAGTCGTTCTCAGTGA
- the POSTN gene encoding periostin isoform X2 produces MTPFLPIFSLLLLFVVNPAKANGHYDKILAHSRIRGREQGPNVCALQQILGTKKKYFSTCRNWYQGAICGKKTTVLYECCPGYMRMEGMKGCPAVLPIDHVYGTLGIVGATTTQRYSDVSKLREEIEGQGSFTYFAPSNDAWDNLDSDIRRGLESNVNVELLNALHSHMVNKRMLTKDLKNGMIIPSMYNNLGLFINHYPNGVVTVNCARVIHGNQIATNGVVHVIDRVLTQIGTSIQDFIEAEDELSSFRAAAITSDILEALGRDGHFTLFAPTNEAFEKLPRGVLERIMGDKVASEALMKYHILNTLQCSEAIMGGAVFETLEGNTIEIGCDGDSITINGIKMVNKKDIVTNNGVIHLIDQVLIPDSAKQVIELAGNQQTTFTDLVAQLGLASALRPDGEYTLLAPVNNAFSDDTLSMDQRLLKLILQNHILKVKVGLNELYNGQKLETIGGKQLRVFVYRTAVCVENSCMVRGSKQGRNGAIHIFREIIKPAEKSLHEKLKQDKRFSIFLSLLEAADLKELLTQPGDWTLFVPTNDAFKGMTTEEKEILVGDKNALQNIILYHLTPGVFIGKGFEPGVTNILKTTQGSKIYLKGVNDTLLVNELKSKESDIMTTNGVIHVVDKLLYPADTPVGNDQLLEILNKLIKYIQIKFVRGSTFKEIPMTVYRPTITKVKIEGEPELRLIKEGETVTEVIHGEPIIKKYTKIIDGVPVEITEKETREERIIKGPEIKYTRISTGGGETEETLKKLLQEEVTKVTKFIEGGDGHLFEDEDIKRLLQGGHH; encoded by the exons ATGACTCCTTTCTTACCCATATTTTCTCTACTCTTGCTGTTTGTTGTTAACCCTGCAAAAGCCAATGGCCATTATGACAAGATCTTGGCTCATAGCCGTATCAGGGGCCGGGAACAGGG cccAAATGTCTGCGCTCTTCAACAGATTTTGGGCACCAAAAAGAAATACTTCAGCACTTGTCGGAACTGGTATCAAGGTGCCATCTGTGGGAAGAAAAC GACTGTGTTATATGAATGTTGCCCCGGTTATATGAGAATGGAAGGAATGAAAGGCTGCCCAGCAG TTTTGCCCATCGACCATGTTTATGGCACTTTGGGCATCGTGGGAGCCACCACGACACAGCGCTATTCTGATGTCTCCAAACTGAGGGAAGAGATCGAAGGACAGGGATCATTCACTTACTTCGCACCGAGTAACGATGCTTGGGACAATTTGGAttct GATATTCGTAGAGGTTTGGAGAGCAATGTAAATGTTGAATTATTGAATGCTTTACACAGCCACATGGTTAATAAGAGAATGTTGACCAAGGACTTAAAAAATGGCATGATTATTCCTTCAATGTATAACAATTTGGGACTTTTCATTAACCATTATCCTAATGGG GTTGTCACCGTTAATTGTGCTCGAGTCATCCATGGGAACCAGATTGCAACAAATGGTGTTGTGCATGTCATTGACCGTGTCCTTACACAAATTGGTACCTCAATTCAAGACTTCATTGAAGCAGAAGATGAACTTTCATCTTTCAGA GCAGCTGCCATTACATCGGACATATTGGAGGCCCTTGGAAGAGATGGTCACTTCACACTCTTTGCTCCTACCAACGAGGCTTTTGAGAAACTCCCACGAGGTGTCCTAGAAAGGATCATGGGAGACAAAGTGGCTTCTGAAG CTCTCATGAAGTACCACATCTTAAACACTCTCCAGTGTTCTGAGGCTATCATGGGAGGAGCGGTCTTTGAGACCCTGGAAGGAAACACGATTGAGATAGGATGTGATGGTGACAGCATAACAATAAACGGAATCAAAATGGTGAACAAAAAAGACATCGTGACAAATAATGGTGTGATCCATCTGATTGATCAGGTCCTAATTCCTGATTCTG CCAAACAAGTTATTGAGCTGGCTGGAAATCAGCAAACCACTTTCACAGACCTCGTGGCCCAATTAGGCTTGGCATCTGCTCTGAGGCCGGATGGAGAATACACTTTGCTGGCACCTGTGAATAATGCATTTTCTG atGATACTCTGAGCATGGATCAGCGCCTTCTTAAATTAATTCTGCAGAATCACATATTGAAAGTAAAAGTTGGCCTCAATGAGCTTTACAATGGGCAGAAACTTGAGACCATTGGAGGCAAACAGCTCAGAGTCTTCGTGTATCGTACA GCTGTCTGCGTTGAAAATTCATGCATGGTTAGAGGAAGTAAGCAAGGAAGAAATGGTGCTATTCATATATTCCGAGAGATCATCAAGCCAGCAGAGAAATCTCTCCATGAAAAGTTAAAACAAGATAAGCGCTTTAG CAtcttcctcagcctccttgaAGCTGCAGATTTGAAAGAGCTCCTGACGCAGCCTGGAGACTGGACCTTATTTGTGCCAACCAATGATGCCTTTAAGGGAATGACtactgaagaaaaggaaatcctgGTTG GGGACAAAAATGCTCTTCAAAACATCATTCTTTACCACCTGACACCAGGAGTTTTCATTGGAAAGGGATTTGAACCTGGTGTTACTAACATTTTAAAGACCACACAAGGAAGCAAAATCTATCTGAAAGGA GTAAATGATACACTTCTGGTGAATGAATTGAAATCAAAAGAATCTGACATCATGACAACAAATGGTGTCATTCATGTTGTAGATAAACTCCTCTATCCAGCAG ACACACCTGTTGGAAATGATCAGCTGCTGGAAATACTTAATAAACTGATTAAATACATCCAAATTAAG tttgttcgTGGTAGCACCTTCAAAGAAATCCCCATGACTGTCTATA GACCCACAATAACAAAGGTCAAAATTGAAGGTGAACCTGAACTCAGACTGATTAAAGAAGGTGAAACCGTAACTGAAGTGATCCATGGAG AGCCAATTATTAAAAAGTACACCAAAATCATTGATGGAGTACCTgtggaaataacagaaaaagagaCACGGGAAGAACGAATCATTAAAG GTCCTGAAATAAAATACACTAGGATTTCTACTGGAGGTGGAGAAACAGAAGAAACTCTGAAGAAACTGTTGCAAGAAG AGGTCACCAAGGTCACCAAATTCATTGAAGGTGGTGATGGGCATTTATTTGAAGATGAAGATATTAAAAGACTGCTTCAGGGAG GTCATCACTGA
- the POSTN gene encoding periostin isoform X4 encodes MTPFLPIFSLLLLFVVNPAKANGHYDKILAHSRIRGREQGPNVCALQQILGTKKKYFSTCRNWYQGAICGKKTTVLYECCPGYMRMEGMKGCPAVLPIDHVYGTLGIVGATTTQRYSDVSKLREEIEGQGSFTYFAPSNDAWDNLDSDIRRGLESNVNVELLNALHSHMVNKRMLTKDLKNGMIIPSMYNNLGLFINHYPNGVVTVNCARVIHGNQIATNGVVHVIDRVLTQIGTSIQDFIEAEDELSSFRAAAITSDILEALGRDGHFTLFAPTNEAFEKLPRGVLERIMGDKVASEALMKYHILNTLQCSEAIMGGAVFETLEGNTIEIGCDGDSITINGIKMVNKKDIVTNNGVIHLIDQVLIPDSAKQVIELAGNQQTTFTDLVAQLGLASALRPDGEYTLLAPVNNAFSDDTLSMDQRLLKLILQNHILKVKVGLNELYNGQKLETIGGKQLRVFVYRTAVCVENSCMVRGSKQGRNGAIHIFREIIKPAEKSLHEKLKQDKRFSIFLSLLEAADLKELLTQPGDWTLFVPTNDAFKGMTTEEKEILVGDKNALQNIILYHLTPGVFIGKGFEPGVTNILKTTQGSKIYLKGVNDTLLVNELKSKESDIMTTNGVIHVVDKLLYPADTPVGNDQLLEILNKLIKYIQIKFVRGSTFKEIPMTVYKPIIKKYTKIIDGVPVEITEKETREERIIKGPEIKYTRISTGGGETEETLKKLLQEEVTKVTKFIEGGDGHLFEDEDIKRLLQGDTPVRKIQTNKRVQGSRRRSRESRSQ; translated from the exons ATGACTCCTTTCTTACCCATATTTTCTCTACTCTTGCTGTTTGTTGTTAACCCTGCAAAAGCCAATGGCCATTATGACAAGATCTTGGCTCATAGCCGTATCAGGGGCCGGGAACAGGG cccAAATGTCTGCGCTCTTCAACAGATTTTGGGCACCAAAAAGAAATACTTCAGCACTTGTCGGAACTGGTATCAAGGTGCCATCTGTGGGAAGAAAAC GACTGTGTTATATGAATGTTGCCCCGGTTATATGAGAATGGAAGGAATGAAAGGCTGCCCAGCAG TTTTGCCCATCGACCATGTTTATGGCACTTTGGGCATCGTGGGAGCCACCACGACACAGCGCTATTCTGATGTCTCCAAACTGAGGGAAGAGATCGAAGGACAGGGATCATTCACTTACTTCGCACCGAGTAACGATGCTTGGGACAATTTGGAttct GATATTCGTAGAGGTTTGGAGAGCAATGTAAATGTTGAATTATTGAATGCTTTACACAGCCACATGGTTAATAAGAGAATGTTGACCAAGGACTTAAAAAATGGCATGATTATTCCTTCAATGTATAACAATTTGGGACTTTTCATTAACCATTATCCTAATGGG GTTGTCACCGTTAATTGTGCTCGAGTCATCCATGGGAACCAGATTGCAACAAATGGTGTTGTGCATGTCATTGACCGTGTCCTTACACAAATTGGTACCTCAATTCAAGACTTCATTGAAGCAGAAGATGAACTTTCATCTTTCAGA GCAGCTGCCATTACATCGGACATATTGGAGGCCCTTGGAAGAGATGGTCACTTCACACTCTTTGCTCCTACCAACGAGGCTTTTGAGAAACTCCCACGAGGTGTCCTAGAAAGGATCATGGGAGACAAAGTGGCTTCTGAAG CTCTCATGAAGTACCACATCTTAAACACTCTCCAGTGTTCTGAGGCTATCATGGGAGGAGCGGTCTTTGAGACCCTGGAAGGAAACACGATTGAGATAGGATGTGATGGTGACAGCATAACAATAAACGGAATCAAAATGGTGAACAAAAAAGACATCGTGACAAATAATGGTGTGATCCATCTGATTGATCAGGTCCTAATTCCTGATTCTG CCAAACAAGTTATTGAGCTGGCTGGAAATCAGCAAACCACTTTCACAGACCTCGTGGCCCAATTAGGCTTGGCATCTGCTCTGAGGCCGGATGGAGAATACACTTTGCTGGCACCTGTGAATAATGCATTTTCTG atGATACTCTGAGCATGGATCAGCGCCTTCTTAAATTAATTCTGCAGAATCACATATTGAAAGTAAAAGTTGGCCTCAATGAGCTTTACAATGGGCAGAAACTTGAGACCATTGGAGGCAAACAGCTCAGAGTCTTCGTGTATCGTACA GCTGTCTGCGTTGAAAATTCATGCATGGTTAGAGGAAGTAAGCAAGGAAGAAATGGTGCTATTCATATATTCCGAGAGATCATCAAGCCAGCAGAGAAATCTCTCCATGAAAAGTTAAAACAAGATAAGCGCTTTAG CAtcttcctcagcctccttgaAGCTGCAGATTTGAAAGAGCTCCTGACGCAGCCTGGAGACTGGACCTTATTTGTGCCAACCAATGATGCCTTTAAGGGAATGACtactgaagaaaaggaaatcctgGTTG GGGACAAAAATGCTCTTCAAAACATCATTCTTTACCACCTGACACCAGGAGTTTTCATTGGAAAGGGATTTGAACCTGGTGTTACTAACATTTTAAAGACCACACAAGGAAGCAAAATCTATCTGAAAGGA GTAAATGATACACTTCTGGTGAATGAATTGAAATCAAAAGAATCTGACATCATGACAACAAATGGTGTCATTCATGTTGTAGATAAACTCCTCTATCCAGCAG ACACACCTGTTGGAAATGATCAGCTGCTGGAAATACTTAATAAACTGATTAAATACATCCAAATTAAG tttgttcgTGGTAGCACCTTCAAAGAAATCCCCATGACTGTCTATA AGCCAATTATTAAAAAGTACACCAAAATCATTGATGGAGTACCTgtggaaataacagaaaaagagaCACGGGAAGAACGAATCATTAAAG GTCCTGAAATAAAATACACTAGGATTTCTACTGGAGGTGGAGAAACAGAAGAAACTCTGAAGAAACTGTTGCAAGAAG AGGTCACCAAGGTCACCAAATTCATTGAAGGTGGTGATGGGCATTTATTTGAAGATGAAGATATTAAAAGACTGCTTCAGGGAG ACACACCTGTGAGGAAGATACAAACCAACAAAAGAGTTCAAG GATCTAGAAGACGATCAAGGGAAAGTCGTTCTCAGTGA